From the genome of Arthrobacter alpinus, one region includes:
- a CDS encoding GNAT family N-acetyltransferase — MNLIVRPITPADYDAVARVTADAYLGAGYFASAENPYVQKILRVGERAAVAAIIVAERDGVVIGSATLALNGDEWADIALPEELEFRLLVVDPAVQRSGAGAAMVNAILERARATAGISAVSLTTGDDWHGAHALYRKLGFTRVPERDWPIPENGKMLRVYRMEL; from the coding sequence ATGAACTTGATTGTCCGTCCCATCACACCCGCAGATTACGACGCCGTTGCCCGCGTCACCGCCGACGCCTACCTCGGCGCGGGGTACTTTGCCAGTGCAGAGAACCCGTACGTCCAAAAGATTTTGCGCGTGGGGGAACGGGCCGCAGTGGCGGCTATCATTGTGGCCGAGCGCGACGGCGTGGTGATTGGTTCAGCGACACTGGCGCTCAACGGGGACGAATGGGCTGACATCGCGCTGCCCGAGGAACTGGAATTCCGGTTGCTGGTGGTGGACCCGGCGGTGCAGCGCAGCGGTGCCGGGGCCGCCATGGTCAACGCCATCCTGGAACGCGCCCGGGCCACTGCGGGGATTAGCGCCGTCAGCCTCACTACCGGTGATGACTGGCACGGCGCCCACGCCCTTTATCGCAAACTCGGGTTCACCCGGGTCCCGGAACGCGACTGGCCCATCCCCGAAAATGGCAAGATGCTGCGCGTGTACCGGATGGAGCTCTAG
- a CDS encoding LssY C-terminal domain-containing protein yields MIPTPAPRQPEKRTWLSNWRDRRVSINAVVDNLAFAFSGLAAIWLAWLVLSEDFTWGWHLAPLFLLFWLLLAYLVLPRLHRILTSIYVPDYFIGRARTSDGLLGDPINLAVMGTEEQLHEAMTRAGWIRADEVTLASSWRIVTSTLMKRSYDEAPVSPLLLFSRQQDLAYQQEVAGNPAKRHHVRYWRCPDGWLLPGGHRADWMGAGTFDRAVGLSLFTLQITHKIDADTDIERDHIVTSLVESGDDVQVRVLADFASGYHSRNGGGDTIKTDGDLPVVDVRAVQIPADGNALGPGLDERREARAQKRPLSTVLGVILMLVGGVVGTVIVLAIIAGWREILEEASASLSAQESQILDAFMLVLVIVAALGVAFYYLLAILVFRGSNWARVAALTYTGFLVLVSAIDFLSGATITLGKDLFGLPLDILVMLALSSRSSRLWARRAATGTVAPSTSAVETGLTAKG; encoded by the coding sequence ATGATTCCCACCCCAGCGCCCAGACAACCTGAGAAGCGGACGTGGCTAAGTAACTGGCGTGATCGCCGCGTGTCCATCAATGCGGTGGTGGATAACCTCGCCTTCGCGTTTAGCGGCCTTGCGGCGATCTGGCTGGCGTGGCTGGTGCTCTCCGAGGACTTCACTTGGGGTTGGCACCTTGCCCCGTTGTTCCTCTTGTTCTGGCTGTTGCTGGCCTACTTGGTCCTGCCACGGCTGCACAGGATCCTGACCTCCATCTACGTCCCGGACTATTTCATTGGCCGGGCCCGCACCAGCGACGGGCTGCTCGGGGACCCGATCAACCTTGCGGTTATGGGGACCGAGGAGCAATTGCACGAGGCCATGACCCGGGCAGGCTGGATACGGGCAGATGAGGTCACCTTGGCATCCAGCTGGCGCATTGTCACCTCCACGCTCATGAAGCGCAGCTACGACGAGGCCCCTGTCAGCCCGCTGTTGCTCTTTAGTCGGCAACAGGATCTGGCCTACCAACAGGAGGTGGCCGGCAATCCCGCCAAGCGCCACCATGTGCGGTACTGGCGCTGCCCGGACGGGTGGTTGCTGCCGGGAGGGCACCGGGCCGATTGGATGGGGGCAGGCACTTTTGACCGTGCAGTGGGCTTGTCCTTGTTCACGCTCCAGATTACGCACAAGATCGACGCCGACACCGACATTGAGCGTGACCACATTGTCACGAGCCTGGTCGAAAGCGGTGACGACGTTCAAGTGCGGGTGCTGGCGGACTTCGCCTCCGGATACCACTCCCGCAACGGCGGCGGCGACACCATTAAGACCGACGGTGACCTTCCCGTGGTGGACGTTCGGGCCGTTCAGATTCCCGCCGACGGCAATGCCCTGGGACCAGGCCTAGATGAGCGCCGCGAAGCCCGGGCGCAGAAAAGACCACTCTCCACCGTCCTCGGGGTCATCCTGATGCTCGTCGGCGGCGTGGTGGGCACCGTGATCGTGCTGGCCATCATAGCCGGTTGGCGAGAGATCTTAGAGGAGGCATCGGCCAGCCTCAGTGCCCAGGAGTCACAGATTCTGGATGCTTTCATGCTTGTCCTTGTCATTGTGGCCGCACTTGGTGTCGCCTTTTACTATCTGCTGGCCATCCTGGTGTTTCGGGGCAGCAACTGGGCCAGGGTTGCGGCCCTGACATACACGGGGTTCTTGGTGCTTGTCTCTGCCATTGACTTCCTCAGCGGCGCGACCATCACCTTGGGCAAGGACTTGTTTGGCCTGCCGCTGGACATTCTGGTGATGCTTGCCCTGTCCTCGCGCAGTTCCAGGCTGTGGGCCAGGCGCGCCGCCACGGGCACTGTCGCGCCCAGCACCTCCGCTGTGGAGACAGGTCTCACAGCAAAGGGCTGA
- the gatC gene encoding Asp-tRNA(Asn)/Glu-tRNA(Gln) amidotransferase subunit GatC, translating to MAAINRDDVAHLAQLAHIEMSDDELDRMATELAVIVDSVKSVSEAAGPDVPATSHPIPLTNVMREDVVGHVLTAEEALSGAPDSADGRFKVPAILEES from the coding sequence ATGGCTGCGATCAACCGTGACGACGTGGCGCATTTGGCGCAACTGGCTCACATCGAGATGAGCGACGACGAACTGGACCGCATGGCCACTGAGCTGGCTGTCATTGTGGATTCCGTCAAGAGCGTCAGCGAGGCTGCGGGGCCGGATGTTCCCGCCACCTCGCACCCGATTCCGCTGACCAACGTCATGCGTGAAGACGTGGTGGGCCACGTATTGACTGCCGAAGAGGCGCTCTCCGGTGCCCCGGACTCCGCCGACGGCCGCTTTAAGGTCCCCGCAATTTTGGAAGAGAGCTAA
- the gatA gene encoding Asp-tRNA(Asn)/Glu-tRNA(Gln) amidotransferase subunit GatA, translated as MNANELIRSSASAMAAKLAAGEITSVELVQAHLDRIGAVDGGDSGVHAFLHVNTEEALAVAADVDARRAACEQLHELAGVPIAVKDLIVTRGQPTTAGSKILEGWMSPYDATVVKKLRAARMPILGKTNLDEFAMGSSTEHSAYGPTRNPWDLDRIPGGSGGGSAAAVAAFEAPLALGTDTGGSIRQPGAVTGTVGVKPTYGAVSRYGAIAMASSLDQIGPVSRTVLDSALLQEVIGGHDPQDSTSLTDASTGLAAAARLGNVKGMKIGVIKELHGEGYQGGVENRFNESLELLRGAGAEIVEVSCPNFGYALGAYYLIMPSEASSNLAKFDGVRFGMRTLPTEGPLTIERVMGATRAAGFGDEVKRRIILGTYALSAGYYDAYYGSAQKVRTLIQRDFAAAFEQVDVLISPTAPTTAFKLGEKLSDPLAMYLNDVATIPANLAGVPGLTLPGGLADEDGLPVGIQLLAPAREDARLYRVGAVLESLLEAQWGGPILDQAPPLAELVQTHAAKEANS; from the coding sequence ATGAACGCCAACGAACTGATCCGTTCCAGCGCGTCCGCCATGGCCGCCAAGCTTGCCGCAGGGGAGATCACCTCCGTGGAGCTTGTTCAGGCGCACCTTGACCGGATTGGAGCCGTCGACGGCGGTGATAGCGGCGTCCACGCGTTCTTGCACGTGAACACCGAGGAGGCACTCGCCGTCGCCGCCGACGTCGACGCCCGCCGTGCCGCCTGTGAACAGCTCCACGAGCTGGCCGGTGTGCCGATCGCTGTCAAGGACCTCATCGTCACCAGGGGCCAGCCCACCACTGCTGGCTCGAAGATCCTCGAGGGTTGGATGAGCCCCTACGACGCCACCGTCGTGAAGAAACTCCGCGCCGCCCGCATGCCCATCCTGGGCAAAACTAACCTTGACGAATTCGCCATGGGCTCCTCCACCGAGCACTCCGCCTATGGACCCACCCGCAACCCCTGGGACCTGGACCGCATCCCCGGCGGTTCCGGCGGTGGCTCCGCGGCCGCCGTCGCCGCCTTCGAGGCACCCCTGGCCCTGGGCACGGACACCGGTGGATCTATCCGCCAGCCCGGCGCCGTCACCGGAACCGTCGGCGTGAAGCCCACCTATGGTGCTGTCTCGCGCTATGGTGCCATCGCCATGGCCTCTTCCCTGGACCAGATTGGCCCGGTCTCCCGCACCGTCCTGGACTCGGCCCTGCTGCAGGAAGTCATCGGGGGGCATGACCCGCAGGACTCCACCTCGCTGACTGACGCATCCACGGGCCTTGCGGCCGCCGCACGCCTGGGCAATGTCAAGGGCATGAAGATCGGCGTCATCAAGGAACTGCACGGCGAAGGCTACCAAGGCGGCGTGGAGAACCGCTTCAACGAATCTCTGGAGCTGCTGCGCGGCGCCGGGGCCGAGATCGTTGAGGTCTCCTGCCCCAACTTCGGCTACGCCCTGGGCGCCTACTACCTGATCATGCCCTCTGAGGCCTCCTCCAACCTGGCCAAGTTCGACGGCGTCCGCTTCGGCATGCGCACCCTGCCCACCGAGGGCCCACTCACCATCGAACGCGTCATGGGTGCCACCCGCGCTGCGGGCTTTGGCGACGAGGTCAAGCGCCGCATTATCTTGGGCACCTACGCCCTGAGCGCCGGCTACTACGACGCCTACTACGGCTCGGCCCAGAAGGTACGCACCCTGATTCAGCGCGACTTCGCCGCCGCCTTCGAGCAGGTTGACGTGCTGATCTCCCCGACAGCGCCCACCACAGCGTTCAAGCTCGGCGAGAAGCTCAGCGACCCGCTGGCCATGTACCTTAACGACGTCGCCACCATCCCGGCGAATCTGGCCGGCGTCCCCGGTCTGACCCTGCCCGGTGGCCTGGCCGATGAGGACGGCCTGCCCGTCGGCATCCAACTGCTGGCCCCGGCCCGCGAGGACGCCCGCCTGTACCGTGTGGGCGCCGTGTTGGAATCCCTTCTCGAGGCACAGTGGGGCGGTCCCATCCTGGACCAGGCGCCGCCGTTGGCCGAGCTCGTTCAGACCCATGCAGCCAAGGAGGCTAACTCATGA
- the gatB gene encoding Asp-tRNA(Asn)/Glu-tRNA(Gln) amidotransferase subunit GatB — protein MSVDTILSFEEALEKYDPVLGFEVHVELNTKTKMFSSAPNVFGDEPNSNVNEVCLGLPGVLPVVNKKAVESSILIGLALNCKIAPHSTFARKQYFYPDTPKNFQTSQYDDPICYDGWIDIELEDGTVFHVEIERAHMEEDAGKLTHMGGSTGRIQGADYSLVDYNRSGVPLVEIVTKTIEGAGSRAPELAKAYVAAIREIVKNLGVSEAKMEHGNVRCDANVSLRPYGQEKFGTRTETKNVNSLRAVENAVKFEIQRHAAVLDSGVLITQETRHWHEDTKSTTSGRPKSDADDYRYFPEPDLVPIVTTPEWVEELRSRLPEPPAERRKRLQADWGYTDLEFRDVVNAGLMSEIEETVAAGASAAAARKWWMGEIARRAKLADVDPAALGVSPAVVVEIEKLIASGAINDKLARKVLDGVLEGEGTPAEVVAKRGLAVVSDDGALQTAIDEALAAQPDVAEKIRGGKVQAVGAIVGGVMKVTRGQADAGRVRELILKTLGVEG, from the coding sequence ATGAGCGTTGACACCATTTTGAGCTTCGAAGAAGCCCTGGAAAAATACGATCCCGTCCTAGGTTTTGAGGTTCACGTTGAACTGAACACCAAGACCAAGATGTTCTCCAGTGCCCCCAACGTCTTCGGCGACGAGCCCAACAGCAACGTCAACGAAGTGTGCCTGGGCCTGCCCGGCGTGCTCCCGGTTGTTAATAAGAAGGCCGTTGAGTCCTCGATCCTGATTGGTCTGGCGCTGAACTGCAAGATAGCCCCGCACAGCACCTTTGCGCGCAAGCAGTACTTCTACCCGGACACACCGAAAAACTTCCAGACCTCCCAGTACGATGACCCCATCTGCTACGACGGCTGGATCGACATTGAGCTCGAAGACGGCACGGTTTTCCATGTCGAGATTGAACGCGCCCACATGGAAGAGGACGCCGGAAAGCTGACCCACATGGGTGGGTCCACGGGTCGCATCCAGGGCGCCGACTACTCCCTGGTCGACTACAACCGTTCAGGTGTTCCGCTGGTTGAAATCGTCACCAAGACCATTGAAGGCGCCGGTTCGCGTGCGCCCGAGCTGGCCAAGGCGTATGTTGCTGCCATCCGGGAAATCGTGAAGAACTTGGGCGTTTCCGAGGCCAAGATGGAGCACGGCAACGTCCGTTGTGACGCCAACGTTTCCTTGCGCCCGTACGGCCAGGAAAAGTTCGGCACGCGGACCGAGACGAAGAACGTGAACTCCTTGCGCGCCGTCGAGAACGCTGTGAAGTTCGAGATCCAGCGCCATGCAGCCGTGCTGGATTCGGGTGTTTTGATCACGCAGGAAACCCGTCACTGGCACGAAGATACGAAGTCCACCACGTCCGGGCGGCCAAAGTCCGACGCCGACGACTACCGGTACTTCCCGGAGCCGGACTTGGTGCCCATCGTCACCACGCCCGAGTGGGTTGAGGAGTTGCGCTCCCGCCTGCCCGAGCCGCCGGCCGAGCGCCGCAAGCGCCTGCAGGCCGATTGGGGCTACACTGACCTGGAATTCCGTGACGTGGTCAACGCGGGCCTCATGAGTGAGATCGAGGAGACTGTTGCCGCAGGTGCCTCGGCCGCCGCAGCCCGCAAGTGGTGGATGGGTGAGATCGCCCGCCGCGCCAAGCTGGCCGACGTCGACCCCGCCGCGCTGGGTGTGAGTCCTGCCGTGGTGGTGGAGATCGAGAAGCTGATCGCCTCCGGTGCCATCAACGACAAGCTGGCCCGCAAGGTGCTCGACGGCGTGCTTGAGGGTGAAGGGACGCCCGCCGAGGTGGTGGCCAAGCGCGGACTGGCCGTGGTCTCCGACGACGGTGCCCTCCAGACCGCGATCGACGAAGCCTTGGCAGCCCAGCCCGACGTTGCCGAGAAGATCCGCGGCGGCAAGGTGCAGGCTGTTGGTGCCATTGTTGGCGGCGTCATGAAGGTCACCCGCGGACAGGCCGACGCTGGCCGCGTGCGCGAGCTCATTCTGAAGACGCTCGGCGTCGAAGGGTAA